The Halichondria panicea chromosome 17, odHalPani1.1, whole genome shotgun sequence DNA segment ACAGGTTGAGGGGATCCGGACAGTGTGATCACACTCTCCGTGCGCCTGtgatataaaaattaatgtaatgtattcacaaaataattataattatggtacgaTTTCACATTCATTGGTATATCATATGATCATAATAAGTATGGATCAAAACATGACTGGCTAATCAAATTAAAATAtaaaaacattaattttgttaagTCTTAAAATTGACTGCATGTCTCTTTAGAAACTGTACTGCTACCGAGTTTTTCAACTTTGCCCTTTTCTTTAACTCATTGAACACCAAGTCATTGTCATCAGCTTGCCAAACAAATAGGAGCACGGATTTGTTCTtctctttctctctttgtTGCCCTTCACCACTGGCTTCTTCCACAGCCTCAGTCTGTTGACCGTCATCATAATCACTAGGGGGGCTAGGTAGTGTAGAATCACTAGGCAGGTTGGAAGTTTCAGCTTTAGCTGGCCCTAGAGTTTGGGTTTCACTCTCTGGTTTACTTTGTGTTGGTATCTTAGACTCATCCGTGGGTTTAGTTGGTACCAGCGTTCCAGAATCCTCTGATGCTGAAGTTTGTACGGGTATTTGCTTCAAAGGGATGATGCCCATTCCAACGTAGTGCTTCCCGTAGCTCTGGTTGTAGACTTTGAAGATAATAGAAGGTCCATCTTGAGCCAAGAGATCTTCTGCCATTGAACTGTATAGGGAGAGAACAAATTGTGATAATTGTTTTTATTGAGTAGCATATAAAAGAGAAGGAGCAAACAGACATTAAACTAACAAGTCAAATGATTCGTGGATTGTGGGGCTGTTATTGTTTCTGACTGTACGTGTCTTCTTGCTCAGTAGTCCTGGGAAGAGCCATTCTGGTGCCAGGCTGACCTCTATAACTGGGTTGAAGGTCAGGAAGCAAGCACAGTCTGTAGTAGTGGTGGGGTATCAGATATTAAGGAAGATGCTCTGAGGCATGTGCAAGATAACGAATATAAAGTGCACGCATGTTCAAACATTATAGTTGATAATACACAGAGTTGTACTTTGAGAGACTCTTGAATCTGATCGTAAGTCAACTGCTTGAATCATCTCCAATGAAACTGAGCCACTATCTCGAAGGTAAGCTGTGCTCACGAATATCGTCCCCAATTTCTCACTGTCTTGTGTCGACTGTAAGTCACCCACGGCAGACAAGAACTGGACAATCAAGTTTTGAGTGGCCGCTCGAAGAATGTTCAATTCATGAACAAGATCCTATAATGAGAAATACATTCAGTGCTCTTTACACTACTAACATTGTACCAATAGTGAAAGCACATGAAgcacataattttatacgttAACATTACATATCTTACAGTGTACTCTTCATTCTCTAGATCCTTATAAGGTAGTCCACGTCCTTTATCATAGTTGAAGTGCTTGAGCATCATCAGTGAGTAATAGAGACGCTCGTGCAGTTCCACTCTGTTGGGTTTCTCCTCAGCTGTGATAGACTCAATGCACAGGGAAATTGCCTCCATGGAAACTTTCCAAATACCTCCTAAAACACTGTATAATCATGTGTGCAATGAAGGGATATAGAGCTAGAAATTTAAACTCAGCAATTGAGAGGTGTAGAGTACAGGGTACTTACGAGAGGAGCACATCAGTGACCAGGTAGTTAGAGAGGGCAGTCAGAGTGTTACCAAGGTAGCTCACTAGCGGCAAAATAGGCTGCAAATTGAACAATTGATTCAATCAGACACATCTCTGAAGAAGTGTATACACATGACTGTTCTATTGCACACAAtactacatataattatctcctaGTCTGTACCCCCAATTCATTGAGATTGTCGTAGCTGCTGGGGAGGACAATATGCTCTGCATTCAACAGCTCTTGAAGATTTCTCTCTATCTCTGGTCGAACCTGTGTTgataaacaaaaacaacaattgAGTTTAAGAAACAAAGTTTCAGAGAGCACAGACTACTGTAGTGTACACACCTTGTCAGCAATGTTCTTAATGATGCGTGATAATTCAATGGCAACTGTCGAGTGGAATACATTCATTACACTGTTGATATCTTCAATGTGTTGAGCATTTGTTTTGTCTTTTGTTTCCTCCTCAGTGAGGTGTGGAATAATGTCCGGCCACTCGTTAAACACAATGCTCATGTGATACATATCGTTCAAGGTCACGCCCAGCTGGAAGGAGTAACATAAGTTGAGTGCATGGATTATCCTCATAACCGTTTGAACAGGCTTCTTCTAAGCTATCAGAAATTATAAAATCTGTATACAACttttatagtacactcacttcTTGATCATCCAGGGCATACTCGTCCTTCATCTGCTCAGAGGTGTGTTGGACATAGAACAGGGCACACGATGTCACCTCTTGCATTATAAGCTTAGTGAACTTTAACATCTCACCAGTGACCGGCCATTTAAGATCATCCCTCACTCGGAACAAAATAAACAAAATATCGGACGAATCACAAACAGAAGAGGACAATTTGACCTCATCACTTATCGGCACTGGTTGACTGTCAGCAATGGCTCTCTTGATTCTCTCCTTACAATCACTGGAAGCTGCTTCAATGAGAATGGGTACAATCGGTTTGTACCAATCATGGTAAGAGGCCAAATAGATCTTGGCAGGATTCACAAGTCTAAGAGATGCATGGGAATAAAAATTCAGTAAATACGTAAGGTAGTATATAATATAGAAGTACTGAAATACATACTGAATTTACATAGCCtgattacatgcatgttagcagtatacatgtagatcatgcATGTCAACTCTCACTTCAAATCCACGTTTGGTTGAACTGCGAGAGCAACAATGCTCCGTACAGAACGATAGGAGGAGTACACCTTCACCATAGTGCTGTACTCAGGAGGTTCTTCATCATTCCCCGCTACAAACTGTCCCAGTCGAGTTCTCACGAAATCAGAGAGCTGCAGGAATAGAGTACATGCACTACACACACGCTACAAGAGATTATAAAATATTACTCGGTTAGTTACGGGCGGGGCGAGGGAGGTATAGTACAGAGCTAGTTTTGCCCTATAAGAGCAGTGGAGAGACCAGAGGAGATCAAGCAGAGACTAGAGGAAACCTTTCTCATGTACATTATTACCAGTGCACCATTTCAGGACTGTATAGTACAAGCTGACTGGTTGCAGTGTAATGCACAGACACAGACTCACCAAGGCATCAATGGACAAGTAGAAGTGGGAGAAATACTCAATATCCAGCACACTCTTATCCCTGCACATCAGTTGCAACActcagctatagctatagtggtGATTGTGCACAACTTACTTCTTGAAGAGAGGGGCTATTTGCCGCAAGGCAATACCACACATGTAATGAGTGGAGCTGCACAGCTCATCAAGATCCTTAGCCAACTGCACAACACAATAACAGCAGGATATACACAgccatatatatacagtgcaaaCCCTTAGGCCAGACAATTATCAACTGTAACGTGTGCCCTTCACCTGCATTTGCCCACCATCCTCTGTGGTTGGCTTGGTATCAATGAACCAATCAGAAGCAGCTAGAGGAACAGCCAGGGCTACCAGACATGACACTGTCTTATCATCCTCTGCAAGACACTGGACCAGAGGGGCAATACGAGAGagctcctccaccactctgtgtgtgtgtatggggagATGGATGTAGTTCTAAGAATGTGCGTATAGAGAAGTCATTTTGCAAGGGCTACATGACATGACATCCAATACACTGCTCTTGTATATTACGTACTTGATGTATGTAATGAATTTTTGGTAGCGTTTTCCTCTGATGCTCTCTTGTGTCTTGTCATCTTTGTCATTACTCGAGCCATTGCTGACATCGTTGAGTTTGAACTTTGTGATGTGGAACTTGAAAGTGAGTATCAGGTTACCCAGTAGCTTTACCAGGTCGTGGCGAAGGTCcttctcctgtgtgtgtgtgtgtgtgtgtgtgtgtgtgtgtgtgtgtatgtgtgtgtgtgtgtgtgtgggggaggggggtagcACTAGACTGGACAGAATCATTAAGCTTATAACTAGATCATTGCTAgtagacacaataattattattatatcacaTTGGACCACACATTGCCAATCCTTATATAGCTACTACTCTCACCCACTCCTCCTGCAAGGGTGCATTCGTCTGGTGAGAACTtgtatcatcatcatcatcgaTATCTTCCTCTGCCTCTGCCTCTTGTACCCTTGGAGcattgacctttgtactcaGGTCGTATTGACGCTGGATGGTGACCAGTAGGAGTAGAAATGTCTTGATACTGACTCTAAACAGACGATGGTAGTGGATGAGAACGTtgagctgactgtgtgtgtgcacaatGTGGGTCAGAAATAGATCACTGACCAAAGCACACAATAAATCTTGTATAgttatacacccacacacccacacacacacacgcacacacacacacgcacacacacacacacacacacacacacacacacacacacacacacacacacacacacacacacacacacacacacaaagagtGGCTTACATAGCTGATCTTTGCAGGTCGCTCATGGAGATCATGAAGCTGTGATTCTTGAGCAGCTCATCAGCCTCTGTGGAGAGCACACCATCCCAGTTCCTCTTGTATCGTCCACTCTCTGAGCGACTGTCAGCATTCACCAGGCCCCTCAATAACAGCCGGTGCTCCTGGAGGGGGTTCTAGGGGGGAGGTATTGGGTTAAATCAAGCAAGCATTCACCAGGCCCCTCAATAGCAGCCTGTGCTCCGGGAGGGAGTTCTAGGGGGAGGTATTGGGTTAAATCAAGCAAGCATTCACCAGGCCCCT contains these protein-coding regions:
- the LOC135351533 gene encoding protein unc-13 homolog D-like — protein: MASQASADSRSRPWLKRERVTTVKFHSPSSSPARELATTTLEAQKEDDEVSKTVSDDSDTLSMADTDSEMDTYDQTTHRKTEIAKMCLIAQRTIINMNEDDQKKNALMDYVRRVFPVSGKWDELLTAAKADKISEWKVVVTVLKATGLPAKDPNGFSDPYVRLGIIRAESRNKQLVKKHNLPDWDRKGLVLGKIHHTSVIEKNLDPEWNERKELKFENVTSEVLVLEVWDRDSKGPIDARSGKITEFTIKGFERFFHNVVVSDDYIGRAFLPLSDITHNGGEKILKLESHSGHHDDRGMLHVLLNIESEQRNLRDHDNPLQEHRLLLRGLVNADSRSESGRYKRNWDGVLSTEADELLKNHSFMISMSDLQRSAIQLNVLIHYHRLFRVSIKTFLLLLVTIQRQYDLSTKVNAPRVQEAEAEEDIDDDDDTSSHQTNAPLQEEWEKDLRHDLVKLLGNLILTFKFHITKFKLNDVSNGSSNDKDDKTQESIRGKRYQKFITYIKVVEELSRIAPLVQCLAEDDKTVSCLVALAVPLAASDWFIDTKPTTEDGGQMQLAKDLDELCSSTHYMCGIALRQIAPLFKKDKSVLDIEYFSHFYLSIDALLSDFVRTRLGQFVAGNDEEPPEYSTMVKVYSSYRSVRSIVALAVQPNVDLKLVNPAKIYLASYHDWYKPIVPILIEAASSDCKERIKRAIADSQPVPISDEVKLSSSVCDSSDILFILFRVRDDLKWPVTGEMLKFTKLIMQEVTSCALFYVQHTSEQMKDEYALDDQELGVTLNDMYHMSIVFNEWPDIIPHLTEEETKDKTNAQHIEDINSVMNVFHSTVAIELSRIIKNIADKVRPEIERNLQELLNAEHIVLPSSYDNLNELGPILPLVSYLGNTLTALSNYLVTDVLLSVLGGIWKVSMEAISLCIESITAEEKPNRVELHERLYYSLMMLKHFNYDKGRGLPYKDLENEEYTDLVHELNILRAATQNLIVQFLSAVGDLQSTQDSEKLGTIFVSTAYLRDSGSVSLEMIQAVDLRSDSRVSQNCACFLTFNPVIEVSLAPEWLFPGLLSKKTRTVRNNNSPTIHESFDFSMAEDLLAQDGPSIIFKVYNQSYGKHYVGMGIIPLKQIPVQTSASEDSGTLVPTKPTDESKIPTQSKPESETQTLGPAKAETSNLPSDSTLPSPPSDYDDGQQTEAVEEASGEGQQREKEKNKSVLLFVWQADDNDLVFNELKKRAKLKNSVAVQFLKRHAVNFKT